Genomic segment of Denticeps clupeoides chromosome 13, fDenClu1.1, whole genome shotgun sequence:
ataataataaatgacacTCAAGTTTAAATGCTCTAAAACtaaagttttattatttttgaagaTTCAAGATGGGATAAAAATACACTAACGTCCAAGGGTCAATCAGTAACTAATTAAAGGAGCACAAAAAATGGACATCTGCAAATGCATACAGGCCTGTGCAGACACGCCATGTCTACATGCCTCCATGTTCTAAAGCATATAAGCACATGCGCTTAAATGTGCATTCagcacacatgcagacatgtacacaaacacagacatggaGACAAGCCTTACAGCTGAACATACAGGTTCCCTAGAGGGGACGTTTATCTTAGGGAGACCTAGACTTTTACAGCTATGAAAATACAGGCAACGTGGTGGCATCAGGCCTTCTTAGAAACTAGACTAGAAGGTTGGAATAACTCATAGGTTCAAGCAAAAATAGAAGCTGAGTTTTGCTGTGtactttttttagttttgccATTTATGAGGCAACTAAATGCAAGTTGCAGGTCAGGCatgcacactctcacacagtCTGACCTCAAACTTGACCTCTGACTTCAGTACCTGGCTGCTCACTCATTCAAAGGGGCCACTAATGCCACCCAGCAGTGTGGCTACAGACCGTGaagctgctccaggccagaggaAGCCCTAGCAGGCCTCCTGCGGGCCACAAACCCACCCCACCCTCTCACAGCCACCAGTCTGAAGAGAAATATTATTCTTCTAGTCTTCTCATGGGCACGATGAATAGACGGTAAGTGGAAGAATTTGAGGCCCCTTTAAACCACAGATGTGCTTTCCCAAATTTTGCAGATATAGCTGAAAAATGACCATACAATAACGGGGCAACAACAATATTAACCACTACAATTTAATGCCATattaagtaaagtaagtaaagacacatattgtattttaattgcTGATATTATACCATacacagcaaataaaaatgtatggttTATGGAGATGGTGATGAATGTAGTTTAATGTGTTTGATTCCTTGCATGTCAAGAGAAAACAGCACAGAATTAAGCACAGAACACTCATTAAAATGTCACCTCATGGCAGAGTGGCATAAAAAGGGGGAGTAGCTCAACAGCGGCCATATAAcgttatatatatttaagtatGTACTGAAAAATATAGTCCAGACCTGTCTGCTTGGCCTCTTTCTCAGGAGGGAGGAGTTCTGAACAGTACAGCAGGATCAAACAGGCAGGTTTACAGCTTTGAGTGGCGTTCTGTGATGCGAGTGGCAGGGGCTCGGACATTAATAATGTTGGAGTTTAATGGAGGCTGTATGTGCGGCCCTTTTTGGACTCAGGTCTATGGAATGGCTTTTACAGGCAGGGTGGAACTGAACAGTATCAAACCCTGGGTCCCAGTGGGACCTACACAGTATGTGCACATGGCAGGGATTTATGGCCTCGTTCTAAACCCTGGGCTGCAGATGTAGACATgctatgtgtgcgtgtgcgtgtgtgtgaggggaagAGTATATGGTACAAAAAAAACGCAAGAATGCAGCCCTCTTTGCTCATCAAAGTTGCCGTTATTGTAGCATCATCCATAACTTTAACCCTACCTTTCCTGTCAACATCGACCCCAACAACTCTTATGAAAACTCCTGTAAACCCATCAACCCCTAAAGGTCATGACCATCCAGCCATTTATTCCCCACGGATCTGACTCCCCACATGAAAGCTTACATTCCACAGGGCCAAACATCTTCTGAAAAACACTTGACTTTTTAACATCTTTATCCAGATTCACACATTAGGGGTCAATAAAGACAGCAGATaatattattcatgttacaTGTTCGACTATTTTTAAGTGCCCTGCCTTCTTTCATGGAGACAGATTGCCATCTAGTGGCTGTAACACTTCTTGAAAAGTGTACTGTACAATAGAAAAAAGTAGAGTTGATAATGTCTGTAGAAACGAGTTGTTGCATTAGTGTGTTTCTATTGGCTGAGAATAAAATTTCATTCAGTTTGAATGCCTTTACTCTTTCTCATTCTCCCTCTTTTCCTTTCTCACAGTTGACACAGATCTTTACCCCAGACATAACTGGCTTTTCACAGACCACAGACATGCAATTAGCACCATAAACTCTGTTTTGTTAATTGCTTCTTCCTCTGTATTTGTTGGAGGCCTTTTAAATGTTCGGTTTTAAAGTCATATCATGTCCACAAATGCAACCGATGTGAGGTTAACCAGTGGGAAGTTCCCTATATTGTGCTTTACAGCAAATACTGGAAAAGTCAAAGGAAAACCACAAAACACCACGGAACCTAAAATAACAGCATGTAACAAACGAGTGTTTCAGACAACTTGTGGGGACATTTTGAGgcctgtttgtgttttctttgtccCTGATGTATATAATGAAACACCCCAAAACATCATGTTATAATTAAGACTATAATTATTCTATTAAAAGTTATATGAATTGTTTCTTCTCTCAAATCAATCTGTGGACTGTCGGCAGTCCATTGTGGAAGGGGTTTGACTGACGTGTCTTTCCAGTCACTTTCAGACAAAAAGATGATGAATGGACACGCGCTCATGCTGAAAACATGAAGGGGTTGATCTGTATGATGGATTCATTGTGatggatttttgtgtgtgtgtgtgaatttctgGGCACAATAAGAAGTAAATGATGGTTATGATGGCGGTGTTCATGAAGAGAACTGAGATTAGAAGTCGGTCAGTGTGGGAGAGGGAGGACAAGGTGACTGCTTTCACAGATGCTAAATAAAACCGGCTTTGGTTGAACCCAGGATACTGATCCCTGGGAGGGCAAACCGCAGCTATGAAGGAacttacatttatttaacattacacGGCCCGTTAGGACAGATCCCAGCGTGACTCCTCCACACATCCATATTGCACCCCTGCAGTCCGTGTAATAAGTTCTCCTCGTTCCATCAAGGCTTCcgatgctgtgctgctgtcatgGGGCGCATACAAAAGATTTTCAAAAGAAGCTCTTCGCCTCAGTCTTAGGACATGACTGGGAGTTTAGTCACCATTTTCTCAGACCATTGCTGCAGCTTGGTAACAATCCCTGAGAGGCCTGTAACCACGAATGTCACACCTGCACAAACTGCACCCCTGGTGCAACAAAGCGCCGTAATGGCTGGCTGCGTTTTCCATTAAACCAAGCGCACATATGTTTTTATAAGGTCTTTGAGCAAATGGAAGGATATGGCCATTTAATGAAGGCTGGGTGTGCCGGTCTCTGCGAGTCCAGAAATTTGGGCATATCAGTAAAAAGTGCTGAACTAGAATGAAAAAGCTTTCAagcatttctttttattctcaGTTGTACTGCGGTTTTCCAAAGCGCTAGATGTAAAGAGAAATGGCATAATTCCTTTCCATTCTGTCCAGTGAGGACAGAGTTATTAAAAGTGCAGACCATTAGGAAAAGCAATGTGTTTGGGGTCTTACAATACAGGTAAATGAAttttattgttcttgttgttaCTTTTAGAAAATCTATTTTTACAGATCACAGCAGCTGCTCCTTTTTGTAAAGTGAAGGCCTATTGTTGATACTTAAAGTGCAAAGTCATCTGGTTCAGGCTTAAGAATGAAGACATGATGTATTCAACAAGGATATGCTTTTTGAAAAGTTATCTGGTGACCAGATAAACATAATCCAGAGACCAGAGCCATGTTCCAAATTAGCTCAGAGTTCGTGCAAAATTCCAGATGTTCAATGACAGAAGAAGCTCATTTGCAAAACCCCATCAAGGGACTTGCTGTGGCCAAAGATTAAGGACTTTATGAGGTCCAGTGACTTTGGAGAGAGGGACGAAGCGCTTGCAGTCTAGTGGCTGGAAGAATATGTAACCCTGACCTCACTGGATCAGGAATCTACTGTCATGTCTAATTGCATTTTCCCTGACGGGGGTAAAGCTTGCCATTAATCACTCTAACGGGAGCCTTGCTGTTGGCCGTTGCTCTGTATGACCTCACACACGCTGCAGTTGACCTCCCTGAGGTATTTTACCACAGGACGAAAGGGAATTGACAGGAAGACAAGCAAAAAATTGAAAAACTGCCAGCAACGGTCTACATGCAACAAACTTCTATTCATGGTGATGAGAAAGACGCTCCCTCCACCTCAGTTAGCACCATTGCATTGCCAAGTCTCAAATTACAAAGTACAAAAATTGCAGCAAAATTCGACTAGTTCATGTCCCTGTGTTCAGTTCCAAGGTggtttcaatgttttaaaaatggttgAAATGCTCTGAAGCTGATGGCTTCACTCTGTTCCCCTGCATGGGAATGGTTATGTAGATAATGACATATGAATGGGAACAGGTCAGTCCTAGCTTTATAGATCACGTTAAGAATGGATCAAAGGCCAGTTTGGTAAGTAATGACCCTCAGGAGTCTCCTTGAGAACCATTTTACTGAACAAAATTTGGAAGGACTATACAGAACCCTGCAGAAGGccgaacaaaaacacaaatcagtgggttttttttccaagaGTAACTGGGATCTTAACAGAGTAACAGCACTCTACTGAGGTCATTCTCTCTGCCTGGTTATTCATGCTATAAATCCACAAGAACAAAGGAAAGCATCGTGTGTTTTCTACCTGGAGCAGATATTTAGCTGGATTGTTCTTCTGTTGACTCTGTAGTACACTTTAGCAACTTTAAGGAAGCATCTTGGTTTAgacttttattatatatattatattcagaTGCTTCTTAATGAAGCATCTGACCAGTAAAGGGGTACCTCATGGCCAACCCTTGGGATAATTATGTGGGATTAATCAGACTATGCTAATTAGGCAGTCTGTATTTGAACTCAGTTTTGACACTAAGCTGCCTTTGCCATTGGGTCTTCTTAATGAATCCTTCCTCATTTGTACATGTTCACTCACACATCATCAGTCTAAGGAATCGCATGCttgcacacacttaaaaaaaaaaaaaattcaccccCTCGAATGGTGTGTACACACTCTTGCTTCAACCTCTCTCTAACCTCTATCATTTTACAATATTAAAAAGATATGTCCTTTTGCCACTTGAACTCATTCACATGACTTTATCTCTGATTCCAGTAATTGCATTTTTGATAAATCTCCTTGTTTTAGCTAGAGTTTCCATCAACTGCAGAGACTGGTTGATAGATGGATGGCTTACTGTTAAAACTGGAGCAATGACATGTCACACGTGAAACCTCTTAACAGACTCCTatagacatttttaaataaatgttattccAGTTCTGTatgctatttattatttaataaattgtgTATTCTGCAGTTAATTCACACCAGATTTATTTCCCTATATTGCTTAGTTGTAAGTACATGAATCTGTAGAAGCAACATATTTCTGAAATTAGAAccttgttaaaaatatatattttatgttaactAATAATACACTTTACCTATCAAGAAAACACAGGGCCAGAACAAGCTTTCTGTTGATGCTTTCTACTTAATGTTGTGTGATGATGGTGACCTCTAAAGGCCAGACGTTGATATTACATCTAAAAAATACATGTTAGTAGACAGTCTGAAAATTGTCATTTAATTAATGGCACAGTGACAGAATATCTATTGCGTTTCTGAAAACATagcagcattttacatttttgagagaaaaaatgagaaCAGTTAATAATTTCATCTTTTATTTGGTGTTACAACACTTGAAGTTTTTACAGTTGTTTGAAAGTCTTCCCACCAGCCATACTGACtgcttttcagctttttcaatattttgtaaCTCATTGGAGTTGGATCCataaaaaatagattaaaaatgtctattcaaagttctttttaaaaagtcatgtgTTAGCTCtataaaacagtaataatatatatttattacagcTGATTTTACATAATAGTGTAAACCATATTCCAAGCTTTAGCACCACTTTGAATAAGAAAACGAATCTGATCTGCCAATAAAAATAGGAATGTAACAAATATCAGCTACGACATTAAAACCATCATGTGATGTGAATAAGACTGATTATCTCATTTCAATGGCACCTGTCACAGTTCTTGAAACAGGAAAAGaattgcaaatgtaaaaatgcaccaAATTGTGATACTAGACAACTGGGTGCAAGCATTTACAAAAGCAGGGCAATTGTCCCACAAATCTCATTGAATCATATGGTGGTTTAAATGTTGTGGCCGATTAATGTATGTACGTAAACAAAAATTTAATTCAGTAGCTGGTTAGCTGGGATTCTAATAAAGGAATGTCAAGAATAAAATGTACTTGAACTACTTCAGAAAGTGATACTGTGCAGGTTTTAAGAAGCTAAATGGTGGCCCCACcacaaaaaacaatatttaattcataaatGTCCAAAAACATAATAAACCACAAAAAATTACCTTAGCACCCTGAACgttttgttacattttgcaCTTTGTTGATGAGGCTCCTGAAGACTTGATTTCAGCAAACAGTGATCACAATAATAATTCTGATAAACATACAGAGGTAAGGCAGAAGGGAAGGGAGAGAGGCCAAAGCTCATTAATCACAGGCGACTGACGGAGCGGCGTGCAGGTGAAGAGCTATGGCTACGGCTGGACACCTgctgaagacagagagagatttcACTCAAATCTGCTTTTTCTGTGGTgtcataaatattaaatgtataatttctATAGAATCTAACAGCACTGGTAACAAATAGGTACAGCTGATTTGTGCAGAACTCTCCTACTCTTGCTCGTGTTGGTCATTGGGTATGTAAAAACTCAACCAGTGCAACTGTTCCTGGACCATTCATCCCAGCACGGTgaaaaaatggtcagaaactGATCACAGATGAATGGGGCAGTGATTGAATTATGCACAACACAAGTGAGCTACAGCCTGGACTGAGTTAGATACACTCCAGCTATACAACTGTAAACTATGAGCATAAAGTAGGTGAAGCAACAGGTGTGGGTAGAGGTATATTATCTACAAAAGCAATCAAGATAAAGCATTTGTCATTCAACTGACAGAACAGAGTACTCCCATAAGAAATGTATGTTGGGAGTATTAACTATTGTTTTGGGAGTCTAAATTAATATTGCAGAATTATTTCCATttctatgcatttaaaaatgttatgttttgggGAGTGAGACTTCTGTGTATATGAGTTATTACGCAGTTCCAAGGCTGCCCCTGCTGAGGGACTCAGTCATTATAAAAACTCACAAGAGTCCGTGACGGGCTTCCAGAGCGGGATCGAACAGGACTGGAGCTGCGGCTCTGACTCCTCCACTGCAACAAGAGATCAAAGGCGTAAACAAGCGGGTCATGTAAACTATACCCCTATTAAATCCCTCTGACAAGCTGCAGAAATTACCAGAGCACCCCTCCTGGTCACAGCCTCGCCCTTCATAATGATGGCATCGTCCTCCACCAGGGCCGGCCACACGTGGTACGCCACCAGAGGGGCGGTGAACTCTGAGTCATAGCTCCGGCGGTACCTGGGAGGGGTGGGAGTTGAGAAGTTGCGCTTGTCTGAAAATGAACTCTCTGCGACACTCGTTTGTTTTATCTACTAACTTGGTTTCACTGTAAAGCTCTCCATCAGTGCTGAAGGCCAGGTCAAGCGCTGGGTCTAGTGTCTGCATGGCAAAGGCCACTTTGCAAGTTTCCTTGATGAAGCCACTGATGAGCATAAAGTCCACCTCTGGAGGGAAGGAAATGCGTGGATTCACATTCATGGCATTGATCACATCCTGCAGGACCAGAAGGCACAAGTTATGCATCTGAAACATGAGACATTGCGAAGGAGAAATCTATGAGTGGTAAATGAGTGTTTTTATCTTGACTAACATGCAATTCATCTACCAAGTGCTACCAAGTCATATGACATAATTCAGGCTGTGAAGTATATACGAAGAATCCAATGTTATTATTTCAAATGGTCAGTAATGGGATTATTACTTTGTCATCGTACGTAATACATATTTCCTAAGTAGCTTTGTGCTAAATAGATAGTCTACCCtaaatgtaaactgtttaaTGAATGATACTACATCATAGATTTACTGAGAAACACATGTGACACATATAATCAGAAAGGTTTGCAGATATAAGACTGACCTGAAACTATTTAATAAACACTATTAAGTTCTACTATGTCTACAACTATGTTTTTAGACAtagtctgcattttttttttttacatttatgataaACATTTAAGTGACAATTTAATCCAACACAGGTACTGGCTTGGGATACATACATTAATGCTAGTCTGTACATCATACAAGTCCAAGTTTCTGACAGCATAGTCCACCACAGCATCCTCCAGACTTTCTGGACCAATGTGGGTGGAGGACAGTGTCTTCCTCACACGTAACTTAAACTGCCGGTATGCCATTTTAGCAGCCTGGAATGATTCCTGTTGAATATGTCCATTACACATGACAGTCAATtagtaagaaataaaaaaactaaggTCTAATGTCCTGTTATTGAATCCTTGCGTTACCTAGGTATTAACATGGGATGATAATTGAAGCGTACCACTACTGCAATGAAGATGATTCTCTGAACGGTCTCCAGATCGTCTATATAGCGGCGTAGCAGGCTCTGGGCCTCCAGGCGCTCCGTGGCGTACAGGTCGCTAAAGCACGACACCAAGCGGGCGTGGCGGGAGGAGCTGGTGAGCTGAGCACGAGTGGGAGAATCAGTCCTCACTGGACTGCTGGAGCGACTGCGTCGAGGAATAGGGCTTGGGGAGCGACTCCTCGCCAGCCTGTATGAAGGGACAAGTGATGGATAATTAGTTGGATTGTACACGGGTGGTTTTAATTTTCACCTTCGTAATTGTAATCTGAAAatctttttctgctgtttgtgtgtgtgtgtgtgtattgcacAAATACCCACCTCTCCCGCAGCATTGTCTTCTCGGCAGTGAGAAAGGAAACCTCATCTCTTAAAAGCCGTAGCTGCCGCTCGTAGTCATCCAGCACATCCAGCTTTTGTTTGTACATGTCCACCTTGTCATACGCAGCACGCAGccttacacacatgcaaacatgctGAATTACTGCGCTGAACTACGTTACCGATGCTCTCCACTGACAGCATGATAACTGGCTTATGTTCTTTCACTGTAGACATTTTCATACACAAGaactgtgtacacacacagcagtatgAATAGCTGTTTCAGATAACTGTCCAGCCAGTAGACAACCACAAGTGACCCTGTCCTTGACAAAACTCAATTATAGCACAATTTCATACTGAGTAAGCCAGATAGGAATAACCAAGGCACAAccataacctttgacctttagtCAGATCTATCCATGTTAACATTTGGGCACAAATTGCTCTAGAGATATTGTTTGATTGGGATGTAAGGAAGGCATTCTGCAGCTGGAATCCAACTCACTCTGCTTTTAGCTGTAAGATTTCATCCTCGGTGGCCAGGAGCGttgttgctgatttgtttttcgTGTCTCCTAGCTCTAGCTGAGCATCAGCCAACCTGAAACAAGCAATACATACAGGTTAAATGTGTCAACAGCAGTTTAAACAGTCCTAAatttatacagaaaaaaaaaactgaagccaATACGGTGTTCTTGTCAACACTAAGCAAACTCTGACAGAACCATTGTTGACATGCTGTGATGAGATGTAATGTGATGGAAAACTGACTCCTGTTTGACTGAGTTCAGCTGTAGACGTGTTGAGCAGAGCTCACTCTCCATCTTCTGCATGTCAGTCTCATGAGAGGCAGAAAGCTCTCGGATCCTCCTGTCCTTCTCCATAGAGTCCtgataaaacacacaatgcacaccaCTGGCATTATGCACATGCCCCCCCATGTAGTTTCAGTTCACTCATACAAAGAGATGGACATGCTCAAAAACTGAGCCAATGCAATGTCTTACAAAGGTGGTTTCTTAAATCACAAATCTCTCtctgcaacaaaatattaatggGAACTGAACTTGGAATTTCCTGAATAGGAAACATTATGTCAGGAATGTTTGGCAGGATCACAAATATGGggcattaattaaataaatggggCACACGGGCCCACACACCAAACAGGTTGAAAACACCTGAATGAGGACGGGACAGGGCAAAGATGCATTTATACTCATAATAACATGTGAGAATGATCAAGATAAAGCAGTCCAGCCAGGGAGACGGAATGCCAAGATATGTGAGACATTGGCATACACGGATTAGAATGCAGCAGCATCACCTGAATGAGATTTAAGCTGGTGTCTGTGGAGACGGAGGACGATGTCATGGTGAAGCTGGTGCAGAGCCATGGCAGCAGCCTTGTTTTGAGCGTTTCAACACCAG
This window contains:
- the spata18 gene encoding mitochondria-eating protein isoform X2 — its product is MADTLRRLVNTSSFGLLQQKLEAWHKDYHVSSCDQNLNRCCELVELTSKIQGQLFAILNITAKEGGHYAGVETLKTRLLPWLCTSFTMTSSSVSTDTSLNLIQDSMEKDRRIRELSASHETDMQKMESELCSTRLQLNSVKQELADAQLELGDTKNKSATTLLATEDEILQLKAELRAAYDKVDMYKQKLDVLDDYERQLRLLRDEVSFLTAEKTMLRERLARSRSPSPIPRRSRSSSPVRTDSPTRAQLTSSSRHARLVSCFSDLYATERLEAQSLLRRYIDDLETVQRIIFIAVVESFQAAKMAYRQFKLRVRKTLSSTHIGPESLEDAVVDYAVRNLDLYDVQTSINDVINAMNVNPRISFPPEVDFMLISGFIKETCKVAFAMQTLDPALDLAFSTDGELYSETKYRRSYDSEFTAPLVAYHVWPALVEDDAIIMKGEAVTRRGALWRSQSRSSSPVRSRSGSPSRTLQVSSRSHSSSPARRSVSRL
- the spata18 gene encoding mitochondria-eating protein isoform X3, with protein sequence MADTLRRLVNTSSFGLLQQKLEAWHKDYHVSSCDQNLNRCCELVELTSKIQGQLFAILNITAKEGGHYAGVETLKTRLLPWLCTSFTMTSSSVSTDTSLNLIQDSMEKDRRIRELSASHETDMQKMESELCSTRLQLNSVKQELADAQLELGDTKNKSATTLLATEDEILQLKAELRAAYDKVDMYKQKLDVLDDYERQLRLLRDEVSFLTAEKTMLRERLARSRSPSPIPRRSRSSSPVRTDSPTRAQLTSSSRHARLVSCFSDLYATERLEAQSLLRRYIDDLETVQRIIFIAVVESFQAAKMAYRQFKLRVRKTLSSTHIGPESLEDAVVDYAVRNLDLYDVQTSINDVINAMNVNPRISFPPEVDFMLISGFIKETCKVAFAMQTLDPALDLAFSTDGELYSETKYRRSYDSEFTAPLVAYHVWPALVEDDAIIMKGEAVTRRGALWRSQSRSSSPVRSRSGSPSRTLVSSRSHSSSPARRSVSRL
- the spata18 gene encoding mitochondria-eating protein isoform X4, which produces MTSSSVSTDTSLNLIQDSMEKDRRIRELSASHETDMQKMESELCSTRLQLNSVKQELADAQLELGDTKNKSATTLLATEDEILQLKAELRAAYDKVDMYKQKLDVLDDYERQLRLLRDEVSFLTAEKTMLRERLARSRSPSPIPRRSRSSSPVRTDSPTRAQLTSSSRHARLVSCFSDLYATERLEAQSLLRRYIDDLETVQRIIFIAVVESFQAAKMAYRQFKLRVRKTLSSTHIGPESLEDAVVDYAVRNLDLYDVQTSINDVINAMNVNPRISFPPEVDFMLISGFIKETCKVAFAMQTLDPALDLAFSTDGELYSETKYRRSYDSEFTAPLVAYHVWPALVEDDAIIMKGEAVTRRGALWRSQSRSSSPVRSRSGSPSRTLVSFYNDCVITHIHRSLTPQNITFLNA
- the spata18 gene encoding mitochondria-eating protein isoform X1 → MADTLRRLVNTSSFGLLQQKLEAWHKDYHVSSCDQNLNRCCELVELTSKIQGQLFAILNITAKEGGHYAGVETLKTRLLPWLCTSFTMTSSSVSTDTSLNLIQDSMEKDRRIRELSASHETDMQKMESELCSTRLQLNSVKQELADAQLELGDTKNKSATTLLATEDEILQLKAELRAAYDKVDMYKQKLDVLDDYERQLRLLRDEVSFLTAEKTMLRERLARSRSPSPIPRRSRSSSPVRTDSPTRAQLTSSSRHARLVSCFSDLYATERLEAQSLLRRYIDDLETVQRIIFIAVVESFQAAKMAYRQFKLRVRKTLSSTHIGPESLEDAVVDYAVRNLDLYDVQTSINDVINAMNVNPRISFPPEVDFMLISGFIKETCKVAFAMQTLDPALDLAFSTDGELYSETKYRRSYDSEFTAPLVAYHVWPALVEDDAIIMKGEAVTRRGALWRSQSRSSSPVRSRSGSPSRTLVSFYNDCVITHIHRSLTPQNITFLNA
- the spata18 gene encoding mitochondria-eating protein isoform X5; this encodes MYKQKLDVLDDYERQLRLLRDEVSFLTAEKTMLRERLARSRSPSPIPRRSRSSSPVRTDSPTRAQLTSSSRHARLVSCFSDLYATERLEAQSLLRRYIDDLETVQRIIFIAVVESFQAAKMAYRQFKLRVRKTLSSTHIGPESLEDAVVDYAVRNLDLYDVQTSINDVINAMNVNPRISFPPEVDFMLISGFIKETCKVAFAMQTLDPALDLAFSTDGELYSETKYRRSYDSEFTAPLVAYHVWPALVEDDAIIMKGEAVTRRGALWRSQSRSSSPVRSRSGSPSRTLVSFYNDCVITHIHRSLTPQNITFLNA